Proteins encoded together in one Salarias fasciatus chromosome 17, fSalaFa1.1, whole genome shotgun sequence window:
- the fgfr1op2 gene encoding FGFR1 oncogene partner 2 homolog — protein MSSCTLSSPGENHPSFEGKKWGGEDFGMNCTLEKVLADAKSLVERLRNHDNAAEMLIEQTTSLNKRVDAMKQYQEEIDALNQVARHRPRSSLVLGIQQENRQIRELQQENKELRTSLEEHQSALELIMTKYREQVFRLLMASKRDDPAIVTQLKEQHTTEMQAHIDKINEMASVMRKAIEVDEGRICEDEERIKQLELENSGLRELLGISREAFLVLKRDDPSDSTSLSPLLTSADVSLRKS, from the exons ATGTCTTCTTGTACTTTGAGTTCTCCAG GGGAAAACCACCCTTCGTTTGAGGGCAAGAAGTGGGGAGGTGAAGACTTCG GTATGAACTGTACCCTAGAGAAGGTCCTGGCAGATGCCAAATCTTTAGTGGAAAGGCTGCGTAACCATGACAACGCAGCCGAGATGTTAATCGAGCAGACGACGTCTCTCAACAAACGGGTGGACGCCATGAAACAG TACCAAGAGGAGATCGACGCGTTGAACCAGGTGGCACGCCATCGGCCTCGCTCCAGTCTGGTCCTGGGAATCCAGCAGGAGAACCGGCagatcagagagctgcagcaggaaaacaaag AGTTACGGACGTCATTAGAGGAACACCAGTCTGCGTTAGAGCTCATCATGACTAAGTACAGGGAGCAGGTGTTCAGGCTTCTCATGGCCAGCAAGAGGGACGACCCGGCCATCGTCACccagctgaaggagcagcacACCACG GAAATGCAAGCACACATAGACAAGATCAATGAGATGGCCTCGGTGATGAGGAAGGCGATCGAGGTGGACGAGGGGCGGATATGTGAAGACGAGGAGAGGATCAAGCAACTagag ctggaGAACAGCGGCCTCCGGGAGCTGCTGGGAATCAGCCGAGAAGCTTTCCTGGTCCTGAAGAGAGACGACCCGTCAGACAGCACGTCGCTGTCGCCCCTCCTCACCAGCGCCGACGTCAGTTTGCGGAAGAGTTAG
- the med21 gene encoding mediator of RNA polymerase II transcription subunit 21, whose translation MADRLTQLQDAVNSLADQFCNAIGVLQQCAPPASFNNIQTAINKDQPANPTEEYAQLFAALIARTAKDVDVLIDSLPSEESTATLQAASLRQLEEENHDAAARLEEVVYRGDMLLEKIQSALADIAQSQLRTRNGAPSQPSPAES comes from the exons ATGGCGGACCGGTTGACACAGCTTCAAGACGCCGTGAATTCA CTGGCCGATCAGTTCTGTAATGCCATCGGCGTCCTGCAGCAGTGTGCTCCTCCTGCATCCTTCAACAACATCCAGACGGCGATCAACAAGGACCAGCCAGCAAACCCCACCGAAG AGTACGCCCAGCTGTTCGCGGCTCTCATAGCCAGAACGGCCAAAGATGTGGATGTGCTGATCGACTCCCTCCCCAGTGAAGAGTCCACGGCGACTCTGCAG GCGGCCAGTCtgcggcagctggaggaggagaaccacgATGCGGCAGCTCGCCTGGAGGAGGTGGTTTACCGCGGCGACATGCTGCTGGAGAAGATCCAGAGCGCGCTGGCCGACATCGCCCAGTCTCAGCTCCGCACCCGCAACGGCGCCCCCAGCCAGCCGTCGCCTGCCGAGTCCTGA
- the LOC115404159 gene encoding serine/threonine-protein kinase 38-like isoform X1, with protein sequence MAMTGGTAAALPMSNHTRERVTVAKLTLENFYSTLLTQHEEREMRQKKLEKAMEEEGLPDEEKVMRRSQHARKETEFLRLKRTRLGLDDFESLKVIGRGAFGEVRLVQKKDTGHIYAMKILRKADMLEKEQVAHIRAERDILVEADGAWVVKMFYSFQDKRNLYLIMEFLPGGDMMTLLMKKDTLSEEATQFYIAETVLAIDSIHQLGFIHRDIKPDNLLLDSRGHVKLSDFGLCTGLKKAHRTEFYRNLTHNPPSDFSFQNMNSKRKAETWKKNRRQLAYSTVGTPDYIAPEVFMQTGYNKLCDWWSLGVIMYEMLIGYPPFCSETPQETYRKVMNWKETLVFPPEVPISERAKDLILRYCTDAENRVGAVSVDEIKSHAFFESVDWEHIRERPAAISIEIKSIDDTSNFDDFPESDILQPAANSTEPDFKSKDWVFLNYTYKRFEGLTQRGTIPTYMKAGKA encoded by the exons ATGGCCATGACGGGAGGGACGGCCGCCGCCCTTCCCATGAGCAACCACACCCGGGAGCGGGTGACCGTGGCCAAGCTGACGCTGGAGAACTTCTACAGCACGCTGCTCACGCAGCACGAGGAGCGCGAGATGag gcagaagaagctggagaaggcGATGGAGGAAGAGGGACTGCCGGACGAGGAG AAGGTCATGCGGCGCTCCCAGCACGCTCGCAAGGAGACGGAGTTCCTGCGGCTGAAGAGGACTCGGCTCGGCTTGGACGACTTCGAATCCCTGAAGGTCATCGGACGAGGCGCTTTCGGAGAG GTGCGCTTGGTGCAGAAGAAAGACACGGGACACATCTACGCCATGAAGATTTTGAGAAAGGCCGACATGCtggagaaggagcag GTGGCGCACATCCGTGCGGAGCGGGACATCCTGGTGGAGGCGGACGGGGCCTGGGTGGTCAAGATGTTCTACAGCTTCCAGGACAAGAGGAACCTCTACCTCATCATGGAGTTCCTGCCCGGAG GCGACATGATGACGCTGCTGATGAAGAAGGACACTCTGTCCGAGGAAGCCACGCAGTTCTACATCGCCGAGACGGTCCTGGCCATCGACTCCATCCACCAGCTGGGCTTCATCCACAGGGACATCAAGCCGgacaacctgctgctggactccaga GGACACGTCAAGCTGTCGGACTTCGGCTTGTGCACGGGGCTGAAGAAGGCCCATCGCACCGAGTTCTACCGGAACCTGACGCACAACCCGCCCAGCGATTTCT CCTTTCAAAACATGAACTCCAAGAGGAAAGCAGAGACCTGGAAGAAGAACCGGAGACAGCTG GCCTACTCCACCGTGGGCACGCCGGACTACATCGCCCCCGAGGTCTTCATGCAGACGGGCTACAACAAGCTGTGCGACTGGTGGTCTCTGGGTGTCATCATGTACGAAATGCTCATCG gttACCCGCCGTTCTGCTCCGAGACGCCGCAGGAGACGTACAGGAAGGTCATGAACTGGAAGGAGACGCTCGTCTTCCCACCTGAAGTCCCCATCTCGGAGAGGGCCAAGGACTTGATATTAAG GTATTGCACGGACGCCGAGAACAGGGTGGGGGCGGTGAGCGTGGACGAGATCAAGAGCCACGCCTTCTTCGAGTCGGTGGACTGGGAGCACATCAG GGAGCGGCCCGCCGCCATCTCCATCGAGATCAAGAGCATCGACGACACGTCCAACTTTGACGACTTCCCCGAGTCGGACATCCTGCAGCCAG cGGCCAACTCGACGGAGCCAGACTTCAAGTCGAAGGACTGGGTGTTCCTCAACTACACGTACAAGCGCTTCGAGGGTCTGACTCAGCGAGGCACCATCCCCACCTACATGAAGGCGGGGAAGGCCtga
- the tm7sf3 gene encoding transmembrane 7 superfamily member 3: MMSGWIWCPLLLLLVSVRQVQAQEENRVVFLPGAFQNVSVSQNETVQAVVSRIPESVAFITLQFHTQHRNATLSYTRDPGPGRSLTAVDSGLLSSLLPGQTSLALYLSAPGNETVAGTGVILPYASTDPVPGACNTEFDLEIDPNVHIQYNLYETAVRFAPANLGYERGGSPPACDQATGAATRWRLQYDVYQYFLPESDLSERSLFAAVQRVAERRGVAEHGRRVLTLRASDPSVAVFNSIPGQGVVYSVVVRDPLLNTSAAYVPAHTYACSFASALDGCQTLGRISTKIFFSAAGLAGLFICFCGHRFFKCELFCMGFSFATFFFFVLITRTTVLDYNVRLALSAVVGVAGGALLVMSWWRFGSVMACVVVIGLMLGFLIASTVLFTPLGDLDLFRRSAAVFWVTFCCIAVMVLMLLVRWPREGNIATCGVVGAYAVVLAVNAYVYTSLSYITLNILKRLLNDNFSLVFTDVPFQGIDYALITVWVVLGVCGAVLQLYRERSRPFFPPSPYLMWLQERERRKTNVLDPSHHFPSLPSRVLARARQLTQRAEPAGEHTPLLL; encoded by the exons ATGATGTCTGGTTGGATTTGGtgtccgctgctgctgctgctggtctccGTCCGTCAAGTTCAAGCTCAGGAGGAAA ACCGGGTGGTTTTTCTGCCGGGGGCGTTCCAGAACGTGAGCGTCTCGCAGAACGAGACGGTGCAGGCCGTGGTGTCCAGGATCCCCGAGAGCGTGGCCTTCATCACGCTGCAGTTCCACACGCAGCACCGCAACGCCACGCTCTCCTACACCCGG gaTCCGGGTCCTGGTCGGTCTCTGACGGCGGTGGACTCGGGGCTCCTCTCTTCGCTCCTCCCGGGCCAGACCTCGCTCGCCCTCTACCTCTCGGCCCCCGGGAACGAGACGGTGGCGGGCACCGGGGTCATCCTCCCCTACGCCAGCACCG ACCCCGTTCCCGGAGCCTGCAACACGGAGTTCGACCTGGAGATCGACCCCAACGTCCACATCCAGTACAACCTGTACGAGACCGCCGTCCGCTTCGCCCCGGCCAACCTGGGATATGAGAG AGGAGGATCTCCGCCGGCGTGCGACCAGGCGACGGGCGCCGCCACGCGCTGGCGCCTGCAGTACGACGTCTACCAGTACTTCCTGCCGGAGAGCGACCTGTCGGAGCGCAGCCTCTTCGCCGCCGTGCAGAGGGTGGCGGAGCGGCGCGGCGTGGCGGAGCACGGCAGGCGG gtCCTGACGCTGCGGGCGTCCGACCCCAGCGTGGCGGTGTTCAACTCCATCCCCGGCCAGGGCGTGGTCTACTCGGTGGTGGTGCGCGACCCGCTGCTCAACACCTCGGCCGCCTACGTGCCGGCGCACACGTACGCCTGCAGCTTCGCCTCGGCGCTGGACGGCTGCCAGACGctgg GGAGGATTTCAACAAAGATCTTCTTCAGCGCCGCCGGGCTGGCCGGACTCTTCATCTGCTTCTGCGGACATCGCTTCTTCAAATGTG AGCTCTTCTGCATGGGCTTCAGCTTCgccaccttcttcttcttcgtcttaaTCACGAGAACCACGGTGCTGGACTATAACG tGCGTCTGGCGCTGTCGGCCGTGGTGGGCGTGGCGGGCGGCGCCCTCCTGGTGATGAGCTGGTGGCGTTTCGGCTCCGTCATGGCGTGCGTGGTGGTGATCGGCCTGATGCTGGGCTTCCTGATCGCCTCCACCGTGCTCTTCACGCCGCTAG GAGACCTGGACCTGttccgccgctccgccgccgtctTCTGGGTGACCTTCTGCTGCATCGCGGTCATGGTGCTGATGCTGTTGGTGCGCTGGCCCCGAGAG GGGAACATCGCCACGTGCGGCGTGGTGGGAGCGTACGCCGTGGTCCTGGCCGTCAACGCCTACGTCTACACCAGCCTGTCCTACATCACGCTCAACATCCTCAAGCGGCTGCTCAACGACAACTTCAGCCTGGTGTTCACCGACGTGCCCTTCCAGGGGATCG ACTACGCCCTGATCACAGTGTGGGTGGTGCTGGGCGTGTGCGGCGCGGTGCTGCAGCTGTACCGCGAGCGCTCGCGGCCCTTCTTCCCGCCCAGCCCGTACCTCATGTGGCTGCAGGAGCGCGAGCGCCGCAAGACCAACGTCCTGGACCCCAGCCACCACTTCCCCTCGCTGCCCAGCCGCGTCCTGGCCCGGGCGCGGCAGCTGACCCAGCGGGCGGAGCCGGCGGGCGAACAcacgccgctgctgctctga
- the LOC115404159 gene encoding serine/threonine-protein kinase 38-like isoform X2 — protein MAMTGGTAAALPMSNHTRERVTVAKLTLENFYSTLLTQHEEREMRQKKLEKAMEEEGLPDEEKVMRRSQHARKETEFLRLKRTRLGLDDFESLKVIGRGAFGEVRLVQKKDTGHIYAMKILRKADMLEKEQVAHIRAERDILVEADGAWVVKMFYSFQDKRNLYLIMEFLPGGDMMTLLMKKDTLSEEATQFYIAETVLAIDSIHQLGFIHRDIKPDNLLLDSRGHVKLSDFGLCTGLKKAHRTEFYRNLTHNPPSDFSFQNMNSKRKAETWKKNRRQLAYSTVGTPDYIAPEVFMQTGYNKLCDWWSLGVIMYEMLIGYPPFCSETPQETYRKVMNWKETLVFPPEVPISERAKDLILRYCTDAENRVGAVSVDEIKSHAFFESVDWEHIRERPAAISIEIKSIDDTSNFDDFPESDILQPANSTEPDFKSKDWVFLNYTYKRFEGLTQRGTIPTYMKAGKA, from the exons ATGGCCATGACGGGAGGGACGGCCGCCGCCCTTCCCATGAGCAACCACACCCGGGAGCGGGTGACCGTGGCCAAGCTGACGCTGGAGAACTTCTACAGCACGCTGCTCACGCAGCACGAGGAGCGCGAGATGag gcagaagaagctggagaaggcGATGGAGGAAGAGGGACTGCCGGACGAGGAG AAGGTCATGCGGCGCTCCCAGCACGCTCGCAAGGAGACGGAGTTCCTGCGGCTGAAGAGGACTCGGCTCGGCTTGGACGACTTCGAATCCCTGAAGGTCATCGGACGAGGCGCTTTCGGAGAG GTGCGCTTGGTGCAGAAGAAAGACACGGGACACATCTACGCCATGAAGATTTTGAGAAAGGCCGACATGCtggagaaggagcag GTGGCGCACATCCGTGCGGAGCGGGACATCCTGGTGGAGGCGGACGGGGCCTGGGTGGTCAAGATGTTCTACAGCTTCCAGGACAAGAGGAACCTCTACCTCATCATGGAGTTCCTGCCCGGAG GCGACATGATGACGCTGCTGATGAAGAAGGACACTCTGTCCGAGGAAGCCACGCAGTTCTACATCGCCGAGACGGTCCTGGCCATCGACTCCATCCACCAGCTGGGCTTCATCCACAGGGACATCAAGCCGgacaacctgctgctggactccaga GGACACGTCAAGCTGTCGGACTTCGGCTTGTGCACGGGGCTGAAGAAGGCCCATCGCACCGAGTTCTACCGGAACCTGACGCACAACCCGCCCAGCGATTTCT CCTTTCAAAACATGAACTCCAAGAGGAAAGCAGAGACCTGGAAGAAGAACCGGAGACAGCTG GCCTACTCCACCGTGGGCACGCCGGACTACATCGCCCCCGAGGTCTTCATGCAGACGGGCTACAACAAGCTGTGCGACTGGTGGTCTCTGGGTGTCATCATGTACGAAATGCTCATCG gttACCCGCCGTTCTGCTCCGAGACGCCGCAGGAGACGTACAGGAAGGTCATGAACTGGAAGGAGACGCTCGTCTTCCCACCTGAAGTCCCCATCTCGGAGAGGGCCAAGGACTTGATATTAAG GTATTGCACGGACGCCGAGAACAGGGTGGGGGCGGTGAGCGTGGACGAGATCAAGAGCCACGCCTTCTTCGAGTCGGTGGACTGGGAGCACATCAG GGAGCGGCCCGCCGCCATCTCCATCGAGATCAAGAGCATCGACGACACGTCCAACTTTGACGACTTCCCCGAGTCGGACATCCTGCAGC cGGCCAACTCGACGGAGCCAGACTTCAAGTCGAAGGACTGGGTGTTCCTCAACTACACGTACAAGCGCTTCGAGGGTCTGACTCAGCGAGGCACCATCCCCACCTACATGAAGGCGGGGAAGGCCtga